The following proteins are encoded in a genomic region of Pirellulales bacterium:
- the rmuC gene encoding DNA recombination protein RmuC: MNDALPILLLLVGIALGAAGTWIMLRGKIEQAADRARGAVEAERATLVERLEGREQTIVEIRTAAERANELYLDAQQKLTGLAQERVLLATTLQKEREQAAEKLAMLSEAEQKLTNAFKALAAEALSSNNQSFLNLAKTALESFQESAKGDLDKRQQAIGAIVEPVKLSLEKVDAKIQDLEKNRAGAYAGLTQQIQSLVENEKQLRAETAGLVKALRAPNIRGRWGEIQLKRVVELAGMLEHCDFHEQVSETTEEGRLRPDMVVHLPGGVNIVVDAKAPLAAYLEALDMTDDSLRQQKMKEHARQVQAHVASLSKKSYWEQFQSPVDFVILFLPGESFYDAAREQDPTLIEAAVEQRVMIATPMSLITLLRAIALGWRQERLARNAEEISTLGKTLYDRLSTLGDHLIKLGRSLDGAVRAYNESVGTLETRVLSSARKFRDLGAASGDKEIPDMQQLDHTTRKLQRVELLPPSESAAAILAIEEGAATVKQSNLIDTAEE; the protein is encoded by the coding sequence ATGAACGACGCGTTGCCAATTCTGCTGCTGTTGGTCGGAATCGCGCTGGGGGCTGCGGGGACCTGGATCATGCTGCGCGGGAAGATCGAGCAGGCGGCCGATCGAGCCCGCGGCGCCGTTGAGGCGGAGCGGGCGACGCTCGTCGAACGGCTCGAAGGACGAGAACAAACCATCGTCGAGATCAGAACGGCGGCCGAGCGGGCAAACGAGCTTTACCTCGATGCACAGCAGAAGCTGACGGGCCTGGCTCAAGAAAGAGTGTTGTTGGCAACGACGCTGCAAAAGGAGCGGGAGCAGGCCGCCGAGAAACTCGCGATGTTGAGCGAAGCGGAGCAAAAACTTACCAACGCGTTCAAGGCCCTCGCCGCCGAGGCGCTTTCCAGCAACAATCAGTCGTTTCTGAATCTAGCGAAGACCGCTCTCGAATCGTTTCAAGAATCCGCGAAAGGAGATCTCGATAAGCGGCAGCAGGCAATCGGCGCGATCGTCGAGCCGGTCAAGTTGTCGCTCGAAAAGGTAGACGCCAAGATTCAGGACTTGGAAAAGAATCGAGCCGGCGCTTACGCCGGCCTGACCCAGCAGATTCAATCGCTCGTCGAGAACGAGAAGCAACTTCGCGCTGAAACCGCCGGCCTCGTCAAGGCCCTGCGAGCGCCAAACATCCGCGGCCGCTGGGGCGAGATTCAGTTGAAGCGGGTCGTCGAGCTGGCAGGAATGCTTGAACATTGCGACTTCCACGAGCAAGTCAGCGAGACGACCGAAGAGGGTCGCTTGCGCCCCGACATGGTCGTGCATCTGCCGGGAGGGGTGAATATCGTCGTCGATGCCAAGGCGCCCCTGGCGGCTTATCTGGAAGCGCTTGATATGACGGACGATTCATTGCGCCAGCAGAAGATGAAGGAGCACGCCCGCCAAGTGCAGGCCCACGTCGCCAGCCTCAGCAAGAAATCGTACTGGGAACAGTTCCAGTCGCCGGTTGATTTCGTGATCCTGTTTCTCCCTGGCGAATCGTTCTACGATGCCGCGCGCGAGCAAGACCCGACGTTGATCGAGGCGGCCGTCGAACAGCGGGTGATGATTGCCACGCCGATGTCGCTCATCACGCTTTTGCGGGCGATTGCGTTGGGCTGGCGGCAGGAACGGCTCGCACGCAATGCAGAAGAGATCAGCACGCTTGGAAAGACGCTGTACGATCGTTTATCGACGCTCGGCGACCATCTGATCAAGCTCGGCCGAAGTTTGGACGGAGCGGTCAGGGCCTATAACGAATCGGTCGGGACCCTTGAGACTCGCGTGCTCTCCAGCGCCCGTAAATTTCGCGATCTAGGTGCTGCCAGCGGCGATAAGGAGATCCCCGACATGCAGCAACTCGACCACACGACGCGCAAATTGCAGCGGGTCGAATTGCTTCCGCCATCCGAGTCGGCGGCCGCGATTCTGGCCATCGAAGAAGGGGCAGCCACGGTCAAACAATCGAATTTGATCGACACCGCCGAAGAGTGA
- a CDS encoding PQQ-binding-like beta-propeller repeat protein, with protein sequence MRMRSGLPRYCAGLLLPIGLLVCGAWRTARAVEAVDLVVPQMTAERHGLTRAWFTQIPGAGGRAHVTHVVQDDGMLFVQTSSAMLFAIDAETGRVVWSAQVGEPNRPTLRPGANGRAPAETNENAAVEKLFDKVDASSEREIAKRHDKVVAVCNGSTLFLLNRSDGSVYIDPTNNIQWKVLLPGTPEAGPLVTDDSVYVPIVNGPVEVYPITDSGRPLKMLSTSGHSEAPPVQVVDRIAWATDKGVLQISQLKTLTIEHRIETTGPITARLTGFATKIFAGSIDGYLYCVDATTGEVEWKLTAGSSIRESPVAIPDPHMGAASRGAVFAVADDGGMFRTSMVDGHQDWFNPSPRHFLAVSPTKVYALDAFGHMLVLNAMTGATIDSVPMPEAVLPVLNNHTDRVILSSDVGLLQCLREPELTEPRNYVAHKVEKPAEAAAVAKQKPKSAAEPDKSKAAPKSAPSADEAPLPTDAAAPAPKEKAPAPKAAR encoded by the coding sequence ATGCGGATGAGAAGCGGATTGCCGCGTTATTGCGCGGGCCTGTTATTGCCGATCGGGTTATTAGTCTGCGGGGCTTGGCGCACGGCGCGGGCTGTTGAGGCGGTCGACCTGGTCGTGCCGCAGATGACCGCCGAGCGGCATGGATTGACGCGGGCGTGGTTTACGCAGATCCCCGGCGCCGGAGGCCGCGCGCACGTTACGCACGTCGTGCAGGACGACGGGATGCTCTTCGTCCAGACGAGTTCGGCGATGCTGTTCGCGATCGACGCCGAGACGGGGAGGGTCGTTTGGTCGGCGCAGGTGGGCGAGCCAAACCGTCCCACGCTGCGCCCTGGGGCGAATGGCCGGGCGCCGGCCGAAACGAATGAAAACGCGGCGGTCGAAAAGCTCTTCGACAAGGTCGATGCCAGCAGCGAACGAGAGATCGCGAAGCGGCACGACAAGGTCGTCGCCGTCTGCAACGGTTCGACGCTTTTTCTGCTCAATCGGTCCGACGGCAGCGTCTACATCGATCCCACGAACAACATCCAGTGGAAGGTCTTACTTCCCGGCACGCCCGAGGCTGGTCCGCTGGTGACTGACGACTCGGTCTATGTGCCGATCGTCAACGGTCCGGTCGAGGTTTATCCAATCACCGACTCGGGGCGACCGTTGAAGATGCTTTCGACCTCAGGACACAGCGAAGCCCCGCCGGTGCAGGTCGTCGATCGAATCGCGTGGGCGACGGACAAGGGAGTGCTTCAAATCTCGCAGCTCAAGACCTTGACGATCGAGCATCGCATCGAGACGACCGGACCGATCACCGCCAGGCTGACCGGCTTTGCGACGAAGATCTTCGCCGGCTCGATCGATGGCTATCTCTATTGCGTCGATGCGACAACCGGCGAGGTTGAATGGAAGCTCACGGCCGGCTCATCGATCCGCGAAAGTCCAGTTGCGATTCCTGATCCGCACATGGGAGCGGCGTCGCGCGGCGCGGTCTTTGCCGTGGCGGATGACGGAGGGATGTTCCGGACTTCGATGGTCGATGGGCATCAAGACTGGTTCAATCCCTCGCCGCGACATTTTCTTGCGGTCAGCCCGACGAAGGTATACGCGCTCGATGCCTTCGGGCACATGCTCGTTTTGAATGCCATGACTGGGGCTACGATCGACTCCGTGCCGATGCCTGAGGCGGTGCTGCCGGTGTTGAACAATCATACCGATCGGGTGATTCTTAGCAGCGATGTCGGCCTGTTGCAATGTCTGCGTGAGCCGGAATTGACCGAACCGCGAAATTATGTCGCGCACAAGGTCGAGAAGCCCGCCGAGGCCGCCGCAGTTGCCAAGCAGAAACCGAAGTCCGCTGCCGAGCCCGACAAGTCGAAGGCCGCGCCGAAGTCGGCGCCGTCGGCCGACGAAGCACCGCTGCCGACCGACGCGGCGGCGCCTGCCCCTAAGGAAAAGGCACCGGCGCCGAAGGCTGCGAGATAG
- a CDS encoding formylmethanofuran dehydrogenase subunit C, whose protein sequence is MPLRFEHRAELTLPVDLAGITPEWARDQRLEEIERREVLVGNHRMPLAELFAVSGDPSDAEIDLVGDLSRVHAIGAGMTSGTIRVEGDVGRQLGAEMSGGKIHVMGHAGDWLGREMRGGRIHVAGNAGDFAGGSPAAARRGMSGGELLIAGNAGDEVGRAMRRGLIVVGGAAGDSLGLNMVAGTALVFGRCGPRPGLGMRRGTIGLFTAPAELPLTFRRANRWRPQFMRLLLNYVCRIGMTGADQFLDSEYLSYHGDLLRLGKGEILVREMIS, encoded by the coding sequence ATGCCGCTTCGCTTCGAACATCGCGCCGAACTGACGCTCCCGGTGGACCTCGCCGGGATAACGCCCGAGTGGGCGCGCGACCAACGACTCGAGGAAATCGAGCGGCGCGAGGTCCTCGTCGGTAATCACCGTATGCCCTTGGCGGAGCTGTTTGCGGTCTCCGGCGATCCGTCCGATGCAGAAATCGATCTCGTCGGCGATCTATCGCGTGTCCACGCGATCGGCGCGGGAATGACGAGCGGAACGATCCGCGTCGAAGGCGACGTCGGCCGCCAACTGGGAGCGGAAATGAGCGGCGGAAAAATCCACGTGATGGGCCACGCCGGCGACTGGCTAGGCCGCGAGATGCGCGGCGGGAGGATTCACGTTGCCGGAAATGCGGGCGATTTCGCCGGCGGATCCCCCGCAGCGGCGCGACGCGGTATGTCGGGGGGAGAATTGCTCATCGCTGGGAATGCCGGCGACGAGGTTGGCCGCGCCATGCGGCGCGGGCTGATCGTGGTCGGCGGCGCAGCAGGCGACTCCCTCGGACTGAATATGGTGGCTGGCACGGCCCTGGTCTTTGGCCGGTGCGGGCCGCGGCCGGGACTCGGCATGCGTCGCGGAACCATTGGCCTTTTCACGGCGCCGGCCGAACTGCCCCTGACATTTCGTCGAGCCAACCGTTGGCGGCCCCAATTCATGCGGCTGCTGCTTAACTACGTGTGTCGCATTGGCATGACCGGCGCCGACCAATTCCTCGACAGCGAGTATCTCTCCTACCACGGCGATCTGCTGCGCCTTGGCAAGGGAGAAATCCTCGTCCGCGAGATGATCTCGTGA
- a CDS encoding formylmethanofuran dehydrogenase subunit A: MRSSLFKITGGTLYDPANGIDGAVRDLWIDGARIVVPPSDPAARPERTLDAAGLVVMPGGVDMHCHIAGPKVNAARRMLSAADRPSLLRADESGAGALGSTPTTFITGHRYAGLGYTTAFDAAIAPLTARHAHLELADTPCIDKGCFILIGNNQYLLEAIRDGEPQRVKGLIAWLLGAAKGFAPKLVNPGGVAAWKAGRNAPLADLDEKLAGFDISPRQIIAAIAQAAAELRLPHPLHIHANNLGMPGNWSTTLETMRSLEGRSAHLAHIQFHSYGGRPEEPTTFCSQVEPLADYFNSQANLSLDVGQVVFGRTTSMTADSAVGHFLSRLHGRQWYSHDIECETGCGIVPIEYKNKNLINAWQWAIGLEWFLLARDPWRIALSTDHPNGGSFLAYPRIIRFLMDRGSRVDALRAVHPVVRERSLLSHLDREYTLGEICIITRAAPARLLGLAHKGHLAPGADADITIYAPDDDIERMFQLPRHVIKAGEVIVEYGELRREVFGKTLHVEPDFDAALVPHIGRWFDEHYSIRFRNYAVADAYLGEHATIACGEPR, encoded by the coding sequence ATGCGATCATCGCTGTTCAAAATCACCGGCGGAACGCTTTACGATCCGGCCAATGGAATCGATGGCGCCGTGCGCGATCTATGGATCGACGGCGCGCGAATCGTGGTGCCGCCAAGCGATCCCGCGGCTCGGCCGGAACGAACGCTCGACGCCGCGGGTCTTGTCGTCATGCCCGGCGGCGTCGACATGCACTGCCACATTGCGGGCCCAAAAGTGAATGCCGCGCGGCGAATGCTTTCGGCGGCGGATCGGCCGTCGCTTCTCCGCGCGGACGAATCGGGAGCGGGCGCGCTCGGTAGCACCCCAACCACGTTCATCACCGGCCACCGATACGCCGGCCTAGGCTACACGACTGCCTTCGACGCCGCGATCGCTCCTCTCACGGCACGCCACGCCCATCTCGAACTAGCCGACACCCCTTGCATCGATAAGGGTTGCTTCATCTTGATCGGCAACAACCAATATCTGCTCGAAGCGATCCGCGACGGCGAGCCGCAGCGCGTCAAGGGATTGATCGCGTGGCTGCTCGGCGCCGCGAAGGGCTTCGCCCCCAAGCTCGTCAATCCGGGCGGCGTCGCGGCATGGAAGGCTGGACGCAATGCCCCGCTTGCGGACCTCGATGAAAAGCTGGCGGGCTTCGATATTTCGCCGCGTCAGATCATCGCCGCTATCGCGCAAGCGGCCGCCGAACTTCGACTGCCGCATCCGTTGCACATCCACGCGAACAACTTGGGAATGCCCGGAAACTGGTCGACGACCCTCGAGACGATGCGGAGCCTCGAAGGCCGTTCGGCTCATCTCGCGCATATTCAGTTCCACAGCTACGGCGGCCGTCCGGAAGAGCCCACGACGTTTTGCTCACAGGTCGAACCGCTCGCCGATTACTTCAACTCGCAGGCGAACCTATCGCTCGACGTCGGCCAGGTTGTCTTCGGGCGCACGACGAGCATGACTGCCGACAGCGCAGTCGGACATTTTCTGAGCCGCCTCCACGGCCGGCAATGGTACAGCCACGACATCGAATGCGAGACCGGCTGCGGCATCGTGCCGATCGAGTATAAGAACAAAAACCTGATCAATGCCTGGCAATGGGCGATTGGCCTGGAATGGTTCCTCTTGGCCCGCGATCCGTGGCGGATCGCCCTGAGCACCGATCACCCCAACGGTGGCTCGTTTCTCGCCTATCCGCGGATTATTCGCTTTCTGATGGATCGCGGCTCCCGCGTCGACGCGCTGCGAGCCGTTCATCCCGTTGTCCGCGAGCGATCGCTCTTGTCGCATCTCGACAGGGAGTACACGCTCGGCGAGATTTGCATCATCACAAGGGCTGCGCCGGCGAGGCTGCTCGGATTGGCGCATAAGGGGCACTTGGCGCCCGGCGCGGACGCGGATATTACGATTTACGCCCCGGACGATGATATCGAACGGATGTTCCAACTGCCGCGGCATGTGATCAAAGCGGGCGAAGTCATCGTCGAATACGGGGAACTTCGCCGCGAAGTTTTCGGCAAGACATTGCATGTCGAGCCGGACTTTGACGCAGCGCTTGTGCCGCACATCGGCCGCTGGTTCGACGAACATTATTCGATTCGATTTCGGAATTACGCTGTCGCCGATGCATACCTCGGAGAACATGCAACGATTGCCTGCGGAGAACCGCGATAG
- a CDS encoding formylmethanofuran dehydrogenase subunit B, producing the protein MTDENLPAVRDNASRIVTDVPCPFCGCVCDDLQVSVTSGRVAAAEGACEIARNWFLADRRVEPPSCRVRGSAASYEDALGQAAEMLIAARYPLIYGLSRATCDAQAAAVEIAELVRGVIDTPASRGSLAALQTIGEVTCTLGEIRNRADLIVAWGVDPITTHPRFFERYGPISPQSQLIVVDSRASATSAIAHRRIVIRAGSDFEAAAVIRAIAKGINLDAAMIVERTGVSLPVWQVLLERMKNARFGVLIAAESNDSPAARRLCGALAALVCDLNLHTRFVSLGLRSGGNVVGAENVLAWRTGHPTAIDFSHSGPRSNPDEFTAERLLASGEIDAALVICDDPLSHWNSAAKERFHAIPTIALDWQDTPTMKAAQVAIPIATIGVESGGTVFRMDGVPLALRPVVPARGPTDYEGLRRLAAALRGTQHI; encoded by the coding sequence ATGACCGACGAGAACCTTCCGGCGGTTCGCGACAATGCTTCTCGAATCGTAACCGACGTTCCTTGTCCGTTTTGCGGCTGCGTATGCGACGATTTACAAGTGAGCGTCACGAGCGGCCGCGTGGCAGCGGCCGAGGGCGCGTGTGAAATCGCTCGAAACTGGTTTCTCGCGGATCGGCGCGTCGAGCCGCCGAGTTGCCGCGTTCGCGGCAGCGCGGCCAGCTACGAAGACGCCTTGGGCCAGGCTGCGGAAATGCTCATCGCGGCTCGCTATCCGCTCATTTACGGCCTGAGCCGCGCGACATGCGATGCCCAGGCGGCCGCGGTCGAGATCGCCGAGTTAGTCCGTGGGGTGATCGACACGCCGGCCAGCCGCGGATCCCTCGCCGCGTTGCAGACCATAGGTGAAGTCACATGCACATTGGGCGAAATTCGCAACCGCGCCGATCTGATCGTCGCCTGGGGCGTCGATCCGATCACGACGCATCCGCGATTCTTCGAGCGCTACGGTCCGATTTCGCCTCAATCGCAACTGATCGTCGTCGATTCGCGAGCCAGCGCGACCTCCGCGATCGCTCATCGGCGAATTGTGATTCGCGCGGGTTCGGATTTTGAGGCGGCTGCCGTCATTCGAGCGATCGCCAAAGGCATCAATTTGGATGCGGCAATGATCGTCGAACGAACCGGCGTGTCGTTGCCCGTCTGGCAAGTGTTGCTGGAGAGGATGAAGAATGCGCGATTCGGCGTTTTGATTGCCGCTGAGTCGAATGATTCTCCGGCGGCGCGACGGCTGTGCGGAGCGCTAGCGGCCCTGGTCTGCGACCTCAATCTGCACACGCGCTTCGTCTCGCTTGGTTTGCGATCAGGTGGAAATGTCGTCGGCGCGGAAAATGTGCTGGCTTGGCGAACCGGTCATCCGACTGCAATCGACTTTTCGCATAGCGGCCCCCGCTCGAATCCGGATGAATTCACCGCGGAACGCCTACTCGCATCGGGCGAAATCGACGCTGCGCTCGTGATTTGCGACGACCCGCTTAGCCACTGGAATTCCGCTGCAAAAGAGCGCTTCCATGCAATCCCGACGATCGCGCTCGATTGGCAAGACACGCCGACGATGAAGGCCGCGCAAGTCGCGATCCCGATAGCGACCATCGGAGTTGAATCCGGCGGGACGGTCTTTCGCATGGATGGGGTGCCGCTCGCGCTTCGTCCGGTCGTTCCGGCGCGCGGCCCGACGGATTACGAAGGTCTTCGCCGGCTGGCGGCGGCGCTCCGCGGAACTCAACACATCTGA
- a CDS encoding helix-turn-helix domain-containing protein, translated as MEIKPIKNDRDYRRAMAMIDTLMDARANTREGDYLDVLVTLVDKWEQEHFPIDAPDPVEAIRFVMEQRGLSRRDLEPLIGSRARVAEVLNRKRSLTLPMIRRLHDGLGIPAEVLIR; from the coding sequence ATGGAAATCAAACCCATCAAGAATGATCGAGATTATCGACGCGCGATGGCGATGATCGACACGTTGATGGACGCCCGAGCGAACACGCGGGAAGGGGACTATTTGGATGTGCTTGTGACGCTCGTCGACAAATGGGAGCAGGAGCATTTCCCCATCGACGCGCCCGACCCGGTTGAGGCAATCCGGTTTGTTATGGAGCAGCGCGGCCTTTCGCGACGAGACCTGGAACCTTTGATCGGCAGCCGGGCCCGAGTGGCCGAAGTGCTCAACCGCAAACGATCCCTGACATTACCGATGATTCGCCGGCTGCACGATGGGTTGGGTATTCCCGCGGAGGTCTTGATTCGTTAG
- a CDS encoding type II toxin-antitoxin system HigB family toxin, producing the protein MRVIARKTLRRFWETPEFADAEHSLRAWYKFAVEADWRRPSDVKADFRNASFVGDNRIVFNIDGNKYRLVVRVNYPYHVVYIRFVGTHEEYDGIDARAV; encoded by the coding sequence TTGAGAGTCATCGCAAGAAAGACGCTCCGGCGGTTTTGGGAGACTCCTGAATTTGCCGATGCTGAACATTCACTGCGAGCCTGGTATAAGTTTGCGGTCGAGGCGGATTGGCGTCGTCCAAGCGATGTCAAGGCTGATTTCCGAAACGCAAGCTTCGTCGGCGACAATCGGATTGTATTCAATATAGATGGGAACAAATACCGGCTCGTTGTGCGCGTGAATTACCCGTATCATGTCGTGTATATTCGGTTTGTGGGCACTCATGAGGAATACGATGGGATCGATGCGAGAGCGGTCTAG
- a CDS encoding sugar phosphate isomerase/epimerase family protein, with protein sequence MARLSMNEMTTYRWSFDEDVAQYRAAGIPAIGVWRQKLADYGEEKGIELLAETGLPVSNLLWAGGFTGSDGHSFRDSITDAAEAIRLAAALKAGSLIVYSGGRAGHTLNHARRLFVDAIRELAPLAADLRVTLAIEPMHPACAADCTFLTCLGDVLAVMEAVGSPQVQLAFDAYHFGAERAALKSLPQFAGRIGIVHLADGTTPVDQDQNRTRLGDGVVPLSEVIAALTAAGYDGDYDVELIGQEIEATDYRELLRHSKAAYERLIPTTV encoded by the coding sequence ATGGCTCGGCTATCGATGAACGAAATGACGACCTATCGCTGGTCGTTCGATGAAGACGTCGCCCAATATCGCGCCGCGGGAATTCCGGCCATCGGCGTCTGGCGGCAAAAGCTCGCCGACTACGGCGAGGAGAAAGGAATCGAATTGCTGGCCGAGACTGGTCTGCCTGTGTCGAACCTGCTGTGGGCGGGCGGCTTCACGGGGAGCGACGGCCATTCGTTTCGCGACAGCATAACCGACGCGGCCGAGGCGATTCGGCTCGCCGCGGCCCTCAAGGCGGGTTCTCTCATCGTCTACAGCGGCGGCCGCGCCGGTCACACACTTAATCACGCTCGAAGGCTATTTGTCGACGCGATCCGCGAACTCGCTCCGCTGGCAGCGGATCTGCGCGTGACGCTGGCGATCGAGCCAATGCACCCGGCCTGCGCGGCGGACTGCACATTCCTGACGTGCCTTGGAGATGTTTTGGCGGTGATGGAAGCAGTCGGAAGCCCGCAGGTGCAATTAGCGTTCGATGCCTATCACTTCGGCGCGGAGCGGGCGGCGCTCAAGTCGTTGCCGCAGTTCGCAGGGCGGATCGGAATCGTGCATCTGGCCGACGGCACGACGCCAGTTGACCAAGACCAAAACCGCACTCGACTCGGCGACGGCGTCGTGCCGCTTTCCGAAGTGATCGCGGCGCTCACTGCCGCCGGTTACGACGGCGATTACGACGTGGAACTCATCGGCCAGGAGATCGAAGCGACCGATTATCGCGAATTGCTGCGGCACTCGAAGGCGGCTTACGAGCGGCTGATTCCGACGACAGTCTAG